Proteins from a single region of Leuconostoc gasicomitatum LMG 18811:
- a CDS encoding CinA family nicotinamide mononucleotide deamidase-related protein, with protein sequence MEAEIISVGTGLLLGQITDTNRPYIARALHDMGIDSHHQSIVGDNEKSIHAALNLAVSRAKLIIMIGGLGPTTDDLTKQVVSQFINQPLIPDSYTLSKLKKWHDDVGIEMADNNYRQALFLKDAVPLKNDFGFAVGSFYQNTIGPDFLLLPGPPWEMEPMFDQYVLPLFTKTYCNGQALSSLVMRYFGIGESRLSQLINGLIVNQTNPTIKTYAQKHEVVIRLKATSSSENKANNLNKKMATQINQLVGDYFYGVGEHSTLEKVVAQLLQEEEKTIAMTEVFTRGLVQSTLQNVVSNTELVTGGFNGMSALLDLTDDEIELSGDNGAELVKRLAELTQKRLGANIGLAILAEKPESIGHQEYVNEKVWFGLFDNQQQLMVTSQIFAKDHQDNIEEAIFVALDLVRRHLIHQDLVERA encoded by the coding sequence ATGGAAGCTGAAATCATATCTGTGGGAACAGGATTGTTGTTGGGACAAATAACTGATACTAATCGCCCATATATTGCGCGTGCATTGCACGATATGGGCATTGACTCTCACCATCAATCTATTGTAGGCGACAATGAAAAGAGCATTCATGCAGCATTGAATTTGGCCGTTAGTCGTGCCAAATTGATTATTATGATTGGTGGCCTAGGACCTACAACAGATGATCTAACGAAGCAAGTTGTTTCTCAATTTATCAATCAGCCATTGATACCAGATTCATATACGCTATCGAAATTAAAAAAGTGGCATGATGATGTTGGTATTGAGATGGCAGATAATAATTATCGTCAGGCACTTTTTTTAAAAGATGCTGTGCCCCTGAAAAATGATTTTGGGTTTGCTGTGGGCAGTTTTTATCAAAATACTATTGGACCGGATTTTTTATTATTACCTGGTCCACCATGGGAAATGGAACCAATGTTTGATCAATATGTGTTGCCATTATTTACAAAAACGTATTGCAATGGTCAAGCACTAAGTTCGTTAGTTATGCGTTATTTTGGCATTGGTGAATCAAGATTATCGCAATTAATTAATGGTTTAATTGTCAATCAAACGAATCCAACAATTAAAACTTATGCCCAAAAACATGAAGTGGTCATAAGACTTAAGGCAACTTCATCATCAGAGAATAAAGCAAACAATCTGAATAAAAAAATGGCAACGCAAATTAATCAATTAGTTGGTGATTATTTTTATGGTGTGGGTGAGCATAGTACCTTAGAGAAAGTTGTCGCACAATTATTACAAGAAGAAGAGAAAACAATTGCCATGACAGAAGTATTTACGCGTGGGTTGGTTCAATCAACATTACAAAACGTTGTATCAAATACGGAGTTAGTAACTGGTGGTTTTAACGGTATGAGTGCCTTGCTTGATTTAACAGATGATGAGATTGAATTATCAGGTGATAATGGTGCTGAATTAGTTAAACGCTTAGCAGAATTAACACAAAAGAGATTAGGCGCTAACATTGGGTTGGCAATTTTAGCAGAAAAACCGGAAAGCATTGGTCATCAAGAATATGTTAATGAGAAAGTTTGGTTTGGTTTATTTGATAATCAGCAACAATTGATGGTTACATCACAAATATTTGCAAAAGATCATCAAGATAATATTGAAGAGGCGATATTTGTCGCACTAGATTTAGTTCGACGACACTTAATACACCAAGATTTAGTTGAACGGGCATAA
- a CDS encoding dihydrofolate reductase family protein: MRQVVFYGAISLDGFLSDENDDLQWLFDTNLNGQSTYETFEKQISTFVMGRKTFEVAQKLMSEATFYAGKEKVVFSRGKHLSQTDTTYVSGNVVDIIKDYQKQAGNDIWVVGGGSILKPLLEANMVDEFWIQIVPVLLGQGKRLFEPGRYRYRLQVIETTQLGEMTEIHLKSASAIK; encoded by the coding sequence ATGCGTCAAGTAGTGTTTTATGGTGCCATAAGTTTGGATGGCTTTTTGTCTGATGAAAATGATGATTTGCAATGGTTATTTGATACTAATTTAAATGGTCAATCAACTTATGAAACATTTGAAAAACAGATTAGTACATTTGTAATGGGACGAAAAACATTTGAAGTGGCACAGAAGCTTATGAGTGAAGCAACGTTTTATGCAGGTAAAGAAAAAGTTGTTTTTTCGCGTGGTAAGCATCTAAGTCAAACAGATACGACTTATGTTTCAGGGAATGTTGTCGATATTATTAAAGATTATCAAAAACAAGCGGGTAATGATATCTGGGTTGTTGGCGGTGGTAGCATTTTAAAGCCGTTACTTGAAGCCAATATGGTTGACGAATTTTGGATACAAATTGTGCCTGTGTTACTTGGACAGGGTAAGCGGTTGTTTGAGCCTGGCAGATATCGCTATCGTTTACAGGTAATTGAGACAACACAATTGGGTGAAATGACAGAAATTCACCTTAAAAGCGCAAGTGCCATAAAGTAG
- a CDS encoding triose-phosphate isomerase: MICIVNFKNMMHYEKQLKWLQDIEREFLDFKLLVAPTLPEHNRYHNYEIVAQNISLVQRTVGEVSASVLNGLKIQYAFVGHLERRRLLNETTDMINERLINCLHNHIVPIICLGIHSGPDLVIRELKSILKNSDLSDQRVIIAYESLKSTQSNQPVYSYVEMEAVYLKLKQYMDELTNSSGLSAYHLVMGGHINEEGINVAEKIGYDGVLIGDRYQEVTSFQPLIKTLNRIKRERLLTHGS, translated from the coding sequence ATGATTTGTATTGTTAATTTTAAAAATATGATGCATTATGAAAAACAGTTAAAATGGTTACAAGATATTGAGCGTGAATTTCTTGATTTTAAATTATTAGTTGCACCCACGCTACCAGAACACAATAGGTATCACAATTATGAAATTGTTGCGCAAAACATTAGTTTAGTGCAACGTACAGTGGGGGAAGTCTCTGCTAGCGTATTGAATGGATTAAAGATTCAATATGCTTTTGTAGGTCATTTAGAGCGCAGAAGACTGCTAAATGAAACAACAGATATGATTAATGAACGCTTAATCAATTGTCTTCACAATCATATTGTGCCAATTATATGTTTAGGAATTCATAGTGGGCCGGATTTAGTTATCCGTGAATTAAAATCTATTTTAAAAAATAGTGATTTGAGTGACCAACGCGTGATTATAGCTTATGAATCTTTGAAATCAACACAGTCCAATCAACCTGTCTATTCCTATGTAGAGATGGAGGCAGTATATCTGAAATTAAAACAATATATGGATGAACTAACTAATAGTAGCGGATTATCAGCATATCATTTAGTGATGGGCGGACATATCAACGAAGAGGGCATTAATGTGGCTGAAAAAATCGGATATGATGGCGTGTTAATTGGTGATCGTTATCAAGAAGTGACGTCATTTCAACCGCTGATCAAAACATTAAATCGAATCAAAAGAGAAAGATTATTGACTCATGGAAGCTGA
- a CDS encoding glycerol dehydrogenase — protein sequence MMKSFSSPSLYIQGQDILLNHCDQMKRLGKRAVILSNGVAIDIAANPLSDKLNEQHLFSEVLTISDDFDDYALSCLCQKIRHSNAGIVIAVGGGKVIDTAKIIAAQVECRLVVIPTLASTDAPTSRLSAKYNRQGNFERYIFFDDSPALVMVDTSIIVNAPTRTLIAGIADALATFIEYRAVQCGNGHNMFGDRQTITAGVLAEQASKTIFQNAELAIEANNAHVVDNYFEAVVEANILMSGLGFESGGEAAAHSIANGLTTFISPAIMHGEKVAFGLLGQLILSKSSDITYKKYLDFQRLLGLPVCLKDLGIMNDQNILRQIAREILRPHETIHQMNLSFTEEDIVNMLLQIDSYAKK from the coding sequence ATGATGAAAAGTTTTTCCAGTCCATCTTTGTATATACAAGGGCAAGATATTTTATTAAATCATTGCGATCAAATGAAACGCCTCGGGAAACGTGCGGTTATTCTTAGTAACGGTGTTGCTATTGATATTGCAGCAAATCCGCTATCTGATAAACTTAATGAACAACATCTGTTTAGTGAAGTTCTCACTATTAGTGATGATTTTGATGATTATGCGTTGTCATGTTTGTGCCAAAAAATACGTCATTCAAATGCTGGTATTGTCATTGCAGTTGGGGGCGGGAAAGTCATTGATACTGCAAAAATTATTGCTGCACAAGTTGAATGTCGACTTGTTGTTATCCCGACTTTAGCATCGACAGATGCGCCTACATCAAGGTTATCAGCTAAATATAATAGGCAAGGGAATTTTGAGAGATATATTTTTTTTGATGATAGTCCAGCTTTGGTTATGGTTGATACTAGCATCATTGTTAACGCACCAACACGTACTTTAATTGCTGGTATCGCAGATGCGCTTGCCACATTTATAGAGTATCGTGCCGTTCAATGTGGTAACGGTCATAATATGTTTGGGGATAGGCAAACAATAACTGCAGGTGTATTAGCGGAACAAGCGAGTAAAACAATATTTCAAAATGCTGAGTTAGCTATTGAAGCAAATAACGCACACGTTGTCGATAATTATTTTGAAGCTGTTGTTGAGGCTAATATTTTGATGAGTGGATTAGGTTTTGAAAGTGGTGGGGAAGCAGCAGCACACAGTATTGCTAATGGATTAACGACATTTATATCTCCAGCTATTATGCATGGTGAAAAGGTTGCCTTTGGTCTGTTAGGGCAACTTATACTTTCAAAATCATCAGATATTACCTATAAAAAATATTTAGATTTTCAACGTTTATTAGGTCTTCCGGTATGTTTGAAAGACTTAGGCATAATGAATGATCAGAACATCTTGCGTCAAATTGCACGAGAAATATTACGTCCACATGAGACGATACATCAAATGAATTTATCTTTCACAGAGGAAGATATTGTGAATATGTTATTACAGATAGATAGTTATGCGAAAAAATAG
- a CDS encoding GNAT family N-acetyltransferase → MTVNLKPFSKSDIKYVYDVEYGILADRTWMAFNGPYFRDPIPTWHEFQQKMPELIDNAYHRLIWYNDRIVGEVSAHWIDGKLQHWLEVGIIIYQKSDWGKGIASIALKIWLAELFSQHEKLPHIGLTTWSGNIGMIRVSEKVGFVHEGTIRSVRYWQGAYYDSVKYGVLRAEFA, encoded by the coding sequence ATGACCGTCAATCTTAAACCTTTTTCAAAATCAGATATTAAATACGTTTATGACGTTGAATATGGTATATTAGCCGATCGCACCTGGATGGCTTTTAATGGCCCTTATTTTCGAGATCCCATCCCAACATGGCATGAATTTCAACAAAAAATGCCTGAGTTAATTGATAATGCGTACCATCGTTTAATTTGGTATAACGACCGTATCGTCGGTGAAGTTTCTGCACATTGGATTGATGGCAAGCTCCAACATTGGTTAGAAGTTGGTATCATCATTTATCAAAAAAGTGATTGGGGTAAAGGTATCGCCAGCATTGCCCTAAAAATTTGGCTCGCAGAATTATTTTCACAACATGAAAAACTACCACATATTGGTCTAACAACCTGGTCTGGCAATATCGGTATGATACGCGTTAGTGAAAAAGTCGGCTTTGTACATGAAGGCACAATACGATCAGTACGCTATTGGCAAGGCGCTTATTATGACTCTGTTAAGTATGGTGTTTTGCGTGCTGAGTTTGCGTAA
- a CDS encoding ECF transporter S component, with product MQTISKSKSTRWALRDVLLLAFVAVFIGFIFWVLGPIYNLLSAALTPLGLAPFANELLIGGWMMAAPLASILIRQAGAGVLGELFAAAVEMLLGGQWGVATLLSGLVQGIGSEAGFAVLGYKNWGWRGIFASAITGTIVTFIWSTFRDGYSSYHIGLLIALFITRFISLLFFGGVLVVAIQKLIEKAGVLHRD from the coding sequence ATGCAAACTATTTCAAAGTCAAAGTCAACACGTTGGGCACTTCGTGATGTGTTGTTATTGGCATTCGTCGCTGTTTTTATCGGTTTTATTTTTTGGGTACTCGGCCCAATTTATAATTTATTATCAGCTGCTTTAACACCATTGGGTTTAGCGCCTTTTGCAAATGAACTGCTAATTGGTGGCTGGATGATGGCTGCTCCACTTGCTAGTATTTTGATTCGCCAAGCAGGAGCTGGTGTTTTAGGTGAATTATTTGCTGCTGCTGTTGAAATGCTACTTGGCGGTCAATGGGGAGTCGCAACTTTGTTATCTGGCCTCGTACAAGGTATCGGTAGCGAAGCAGGATTTGCCGTTTTAGGTTACAAAAACTGGGGCTGGCGTGGTATCTTTGCCTCAGCAATCACCGGAACAATTGTGACTTTTATCTGGTCTACCTTCCGTGATGGTTACAGTTCTTACCATATCGGTCTATTAATCGCCTTGTTTATCACACGCTTTATTTCACTTTTGTTCTTTGGTGGTGTCTTAGTTGTTGCCATCCAAAAACTAATAGAAAAGGCTGGTGTTTTGCATCGTGACTGA
- a CDS encoding phosphatidylglycerophosphatase A family protein produces MQYATYENTVEKLNRHHITLREIAIIGYDSEKSYVPGLTIEQVEEAVISVLHKRVVQHQIWVALELDRLAEAHLLESPLQDLVENDDTLFGVDETLGTAIAMSFDTIGVTNYGYIDKIKVGLVGELDRKGKTTAAVTTFADDIVGALAAAAASKVAHKYAAGTNRTVSNLDD; encoded by the coding sequence ATGCAATATGCAACATACGAGAACACAGTTGAAAAATTAAACAGGCATCATATCACGCTCCGTGAAATTGCTATAATTGGGTATGACAGTGAAAAATCCTATGTACCAGGGTTAACTATTGAACAAGTTGAGGAAGCTGTCATTAGTGTCTTACATAAGCGTGTCGTTCAGCATCAGATATGGGTTGCTCTGGAGTTAGATCGTTTGGCGGAAGCGCACTTGTTAGAATCACCATTACAAGATTTGGTTGAAAATGATGATACGTTGTTTGGTGTGGACGAAACATTGGGCACTGCGATTGCCATGTCTTTTGATACAATTGGTGTAACAAACTATGGTTATATCGATAAAATAAAAGTCGGGTTAGTTGGCGAATTAGATCGCAAAGGAAAAACAACGGCAGCAGTGACGACATTTGCAGATGATATCGTTGGTGCATTAGCTGCGGCTGCAGCCTCAAAAGTTGCCCATAAGTATGCAGCTGGGACCAATCGTACAGTCAGTAATCTAGATGATTAG
- a CDS encoding restriction endonuclease, whose amino-acid sequence MAHTRGIFVTTSTFSAEAIESARKRNNTVQLIDDEFFTQTQHAKHHT is encoded by the coding sequence GTGGCGCATACTCGTGGTATTTTTGTTACGACATCTACATTTTCAGCAGAAGCTATTGAGTCTGCTAGAAAAAGAAATAACACTGTGCAATTAATTGATGATGAATTTTTTACGCAAACTCAGCACGCAAAACACCATACTTAA
- a CDS encoding energy-coupling factor transporter transmembrane component T family protein, which translates to MNPLIKFTTVMVIALELTFIKSVTLNVIVIGVSGFLYLFLKLHWRQWLWLFILPLLPGLGSWFSLMYFGTGDHEHMAWIMLSRVFAYLWLGGLFTLKLNDERDVFLATLEQKAKLSATFVYALVGVLNFMPAVSQEMKTIRVASQMRGQTLHIWQPQLYFKAILAAIRWSQNLAEGMVSHGFTEGAARTHLQVVTIKRRDWFLLIIILIAFQLLLLPNWY; encoded by the coding sequence ATGAACCCATTGATTAAGTTTACAACAGTTATGGTTATTGCTTTGGAGCTTACTTTTATAAAAAGCGTGACACTCAATGTTATTGTTATTGGCGTTAGTGGTTTTTTATATCTATTTCTTAAACTCCATTGGCGTCAATGGTTATGGTTGTTTATATTACCCTTATTACCTGGACTAGGTTCTTGGTTTTCGTTGATGTATTTTGGTACTGGGGACCATGAACACATGGCTTGGATTATGTTATCACGTGTTTTCGCCTATCTATGGTTAGGTGGTTTGTTTACATTAAAACTTAACGATGAACGTGATGTTTTCTTAGCTACTTTAGAGCAAAAGGCCAAACTTAGCGCAACATTTGTTTACGCGTTAGTTGGTGTTTTGAATTTCATGCCGGCCGTTAGCCAAGAAATGAAAACCATTCGTGTCGCTTCGCAAATGCGTGGTCAAACACTGCATATTTGGCAGCCTCAACTCTATTTTAAAGCTATTTTGGCGGCCATTCGTTGGTCACAAAATCTAGCTGAAGGTATGGTTAGCCACGGATTTACTGAAGGCGCGGCCCGAACACACTTACAAGTCGTTACCATTAAACGACGTGACTGGTTCTTGTTGATCATTATCTTAATTGCTTTTCAATTATTATTACTACCCAATTGGTATTGA
- a CDS encoding NAD(P)H-dependent oxidoreductase gives MNILIINGFEKHVDANGQLNNRLFTEYVRQFKDKHDTKITVIEDYKRIEEINKWLWADLIIIQFPIYWFNVPGALKSYFDDVFAYGIFYGLDYTKYGQGGRLFGKKFMLSTTWNAPTAAFNDNNQFFNGMSVSDILQPTIKALEFIGLTSWSQDGVISCHDVIHNPEIELYLSEQKQFIEEVNV, from the coding sequence TTGAAAAACATGTTGATGCGAATGGCCAATTAAACAACCGCTTGTTTACAGAATATGTTAGGCAATTCAAGGATAAACATGACACGAAAATCACGGTTATCGAAGATTATAAACGAATAGAGGAAATCAATAAATGGTTATGGGCCGATCTAATTATTATACAGTTTCCCATCTATTGGTTTAATGTGCCTGGCGCTTTAAAAAGTTATTTTGATGATGTGTTTGCTTATGGCATATTTTACGGTTTAGATTACACAAAGTATGGGCAGGGTGGACGTTTATTTGGTAAAAAATTTATGTTATCTACAACATGGAATGCACCCACTGCAGCATTTAATGATAATAATCAATTTTTTAATGGTATGAGTGTATCGGACATATTGCAACCCACTATAAAAGCATTAGAGTTTATTGGATTGACTAGTTGGTCTCAAGATGGTGTTATATCGTGTCATGATGTGATTCATAATCCAGAGATAGAATTATATTTATCTGAACAAAAACAATTTATTGAAGAGGTTAATGTATGA
- the tenA gene encoding thiaminase II: protein MTFSQDILTRAQPIMDTIMVHPFVKGIATGNVPDDILNYYVEQDEHYLKDYLQVTALTVTKTNDTNDIARLLETAQFISNESKAHEIMLNITGHHVENWRRSPDTQRYTDHMYTSAYHGTYADALAVLLPCAWSYGVIGRELVAQGANNDANPLKEWIEIYSPQANDEIDYNAWRFDALERAVANLNDSQKEHVIQTFLKSLEMEWRFWEAAWNQTQWRFDF, encoded by the coding sequence ATGACTTTTTCACAAGATATATTAACCCGTGCACAACCAATCATGGATACCATTATGGTGCACCCATTTGTTAAAGGTATCGCAACTGGTAACGTGCCTGATGACATTTTAAATTATTATGTTGAGCAAGATGAACATTATTTAAAAGATTATTTGCAAGTCACTGCACTCACAGTAACAAAAACAAACGATACAAATGATATTGCGCGCCTCCTAGAAACAGCACAATTTATTAGTAACGAGTCAAAAGCACATGAAATTATGTTAAATATTACTGGTCATCATGTGGAAAATTGGCGTCGTAGTCCAGATACACAACGCTACACGGATCATATGTATACATCAGCTTATCATGGCACTTATGCTGATGCACTTGCTGTTTTGTTGCCATGTGCTTGGAGTTATGGCGTGATTGGCCGTGAACTTGTTGCACAAGGTGCAAACAATGACGCCAACCCACTTAAAGAATGGATTGAAATCTATTCACCACAAGCAAATGATGAGATTGATTACAATGCTTGGCGGTTTGATGCTTTAGAACGTGCCGTTGCTAATCTCAACGATAGCCAAAAAGAACATGTTATTCAAACATTTTTGAAGAGTTTAGAAATGGAATGGCGTTTCTGGGAAGCTGCCTGGAATCAAACACAATGGCGGTTTGATTTTTAA
- the fabG gene encoding 3-oxoacyl-ACP reductase FabG, with amino-acid sequence MVEQIQGKTVLITGSSRGIGLAIAKHFDQLGAQVVLHSRHGIDEKIKSQFNLPPLEVKFELTHQQAINRAITDLYQTNEFKGVDILINNAGITADQLAVNMSSENFTQVIHANLIGTFNVTQPVLKHMLKSKSGCIINMSSIVGLHGNIGQVNYAASKAGLIGMTKTLAKEAARRQVRVNAIAPGMFKSDMTDVLSDKIKERILETIPMKRFGNVTELAEVAEFLAESSYMTGQTIVIDGGQSI; translated from the coding sequence ATGGTAGAACAGATACAAGGGAAAACAGTGTTAATAACAGGATCTTCAAGGGGAATTGGCTTAGCCATTGCTAAGCATTTTGATCAACTTGGTGCACAAGTTGTATTACATTCTCGTCATGGTATAGATGAGAAAATCAAGTCTCAATTTAACTTGCCACCACTGGAAGTAAAATTTGAATTGACTCATCAGCAAGCAATTAATCGCGCAATAACAGATTTATATCAAACGAATGAATTTAAAGGTGTTGATATTTTAATTAATAACGCGGGTATCACAGCGGATCAATTGGCTGTTAATATGTCTTCAGAAAATTTCACACAAGTTATTCATGCGAATTTAATTGGTACATTTAATGTGACACAGCCAGTTTTGAAACATATGTTAAAGTCCAAATCTGGTTGTATTATTAATATGAGTTCTATTGTAGGTTTGCATGGCAATATAGGTCAGGTTAATTATGCGGCTAGTAAAGCAGGGTTAATTGGTATGACAAAAACATTAGCCAAAGAAGCAGCAAGACGGCAGGTCCGTGTTAATGCTATTGCACCAGGTATGTTTAAATCTGATATGACAGATGTGTTATCTGATAAGATTAAAGAACGTATATTAGAGACTATCCCAATGAAGCGTTTTGGAAATGTCACAGAATTAGCTGAGGTTGCAGAATTTTTAGCAGAAAGTTCCTACATGACAGGGCAAACCATTGTAATAGATGGTGGTCAAAGCATTTAA
- a CDS encoding ABC transporter ATP-binding protein, which translates to MTDLVVDNVNFAYRETPVLTDISLKLRPNSFNLLIGPSGSGKSTLLKLLSGLYPTFSDGTLTGELTLDGYDIHDIVPYQRVTHIGYLFQNPTRQFVMRTPFEELRFSLENLQVKPEDIEKRITNAMESVGMTAFMHHDLMNLSGGEKQKVALATVLAADSDYLLLDEPFANVDPVARLQLIDVIKAYQNEGKTILITDHDWSGYTDAIDDIFVMTAGKLHNASSDEQQQILAKLPNQPAIHTSLPNEKEGIITLESVTLKNGKRTLLSTTNRLFPRGKRILITGPNGVGKSTLLSALVKLYPYGGTITYQQEDIAKRKIAKHVQDIALVFQNAEQQFVAMTVQEELTQAQALSHSPELWSDDTIITVLTQLNLHDLRDHIVYQLSGGQQKKLQVLLMLIIGTPTLLFDEPLAGLDSASQQHLLDVIADFTRRQHQTVIMISHQLHAVTDWFDYHLKFDNQQLNYIGDAS; encoded by the coding sequence GTGACTGATTTAGTGGTTGACAATGTGAATTTTGCTTATCGCGAAACACCAGTGTTAACCGATATTTCACTCAAATTACGACCGAATAGTTTTAATTTACTCATCGGTCCAAGTGGTAGTGGTAAGTCTACATTGCTTAAATTATTATCCGGCTTATATCCAACATTTAGTGATGGTACATTGACGGGTGAATTAACTCTCGATGGCTATGATATTCATGATATTGTTCCTTATCAACGTGTCACACATATTGGCTACCTATTTCAAAATCCAACACGTCAATTTGTTATGAGAACGCCCTTTGAAGAATTACGATTTAGCCTTGAAAATTTACAAGTTAAGCCTGAAGATATTGAAAAACGTATTACAAATGCCATGGAAAGTGTTGGTATGACAGCATTTATGCACCATGACTTAATGAATTTATCTGGTGGTGAAAAACAAAAAGTTGCACTAGCCACCGTTTTAGCTGCAGATAGTGATTATTTATTGTTAGACGAACCATTTGCTAATGTTGATCCCGTTGCAAGATTACAACTCATCGACGTTATCAAAGCCTATCAAAATGAAGGCAAAACAATTTTAATAACAGATCACGATTGGAGTGGTTATACAGATGCGATTGATGATATTTTTGTCATGACCGCTGGTAAGCTACATAACGCATCATCAGATGAGCAGCAACAAATTTTAGCCAAATTACCAAATCAACCGGCCATTCATACAAGCCTACCTAACGAAAAAGAAGGTATTATTACACTTGAATCGGTGACATTAAAAAATGGCAAACGTACGCTGCTATCAACTACAAATCGTCTATTCCCCAGAGGAAAAAGAATTCTCATTACTGGTCCAAACGGTGTGGGTAAATCAACGCTACTGTCTGCTTTGGTTAAATTATATCCTTATGGCGGTACAATTACCTACCAACAAGAAGATATTGCTAAGCGTAAAATAGCAAAACATGTGCAAGACATCGCACTTGTTTTTCAAAATGCTGAACAACAATTTGTTGCCATGACCGTTCAAGAAGAACTGACACAGGCGCAGGCATTAAGCCATTCTCCTGAACTTTGGTCTGATGATACAATCATTACCGTCTTAACACAGCTAAATCTTCATGACCTTCGTGACCATATTGTTTATCAGTTGTCTGGCGGCCAACAGAAAAAATTACAGGTATTATTGATGCTAATAATTGGTACCCCAACGTTATTGTTTGACGAACCATTAGCAGGACTTGATAGTGCATCACAGCAGCATCTGCTTGATGTCATTGCCGACTTTACCAGACGTCAACATCAAACAGTCATCATGATTAGTCATCAATTACACGCTGTTACAGATTGGTTTGATTATCACCTGAAATTTGACAATCAACAGCTTAATTATATCGGTGATGCCTCATGA